The sequence tAGATCAAGCGTTCGTTTTTTCAGGGGTTAGTTTGCAAGAGTTCGGTGTTTTTCGGCGCAAGTTTTCTCCTCCGCCGAGTGTAAACCCAGCAGACAGAGAAccgatattttcctttctttttcttcttttagcatTTTACGTTTCCCTTAGCGGTCATTTGTGTTCATGAAGTTAAGTGTTCTAGTGTTGCAAGTATTCCGTGTGTTCTCCATAGACAGTTACTCAAGAAACACacctcatttttatttctttatttagttttcattttcctctatcaATCATTTGTGTTCCGTGCTGTTAGTTCATGCAGTTGGTGTTCCAACAAAgaattagtattttctttattatatgtttcttttatttcctttagtAATGATCTAtttacgtgtttgtgtgtgctgaCCCTGTGTGTCTCCGCAGAGTGCGCCGCTGAGCCAGTGTTGTGAGCCGTGCATGACATGAGCCAGGCCAGGGCCGGGCctgagagcagcagcagcagctagtTTGTGGGCTTGGGCTATGCCCTTTGGCGATGGTGTGCTGagctgccccgccctgccccgctgCCTGGCCTGACAACCCAATCTATGCCAGTCGGCCCTGCACCACCCCATCCCTGAACCACGGGGGGCGCACACCACACCCTAGCCTACCCCCCCCAGCCACCCGAGCCCCCCCCCACCATGGACCGCTACCCCAGCTGTCAGGAGAAGTACTACGAGTACGAGGAGTGGAACAAAGTCTTCAACCGGGACAAGGACGTCAACTACGTCAAGGAGGAGGAGCCCAACGCCCCGCGGGGCAAGAAGCTCTTCGAGTGCCCCGAGTGCAGCAAGTGGTTCAGCAGCAAGGGCAACCTGCAGCGCCACTGGATCACCCACACGGGGGAGAAGCGCTACGAGTGCGAGGAGTGCAGCAAGCCGTTCGCGCAGAAGGGCCACCTCAAGGCACACAAGCTCATGCACACCGGGGAGAAGAATTTCGAGTGCGACGTGTGCGGCAACCGCTTCATCAGCAAGGGCAACCTGCAGCGGCACAAGCTGACCCACACCGGGGAGAAGCGGTTTGCCTGCGAGGAGTGCGGGAAGCTGTTCATCCAGAAGGGCCACCTCAAGACCCACAAACTGATGCACT is a genomic window of Eriocheir sinensis breed Jianghai 21 chromosome 69, ASM2467909v1, whole genome shotgun sequence containing:
- the LOC126988385 gene encoding gastrula zinc finger protein XlCGF49.1-like isoform X3 → MDRYPSCQEKYYEYEEWNKVFNRDKDVNYVKEEEPNAPRGKKLFECPECSKWFSSKGNLQRHWITHTGEKRYECEECSKPFAQKGHLKAHKLMHTGEKNFECDVCGNRFISKGNLQRHKLTHTGEKRFACEECGKLFIQKGHLKTHKLMHSGEKRFECEECRKRFSSKGNLQRHRFTHTGEKRFKCEECGKQLTQKSHLKSHKLIHSGEKSNECNECGEYFIRKADLKSHKISHDAPRIFQRW
- the LOC126988385 gene encoding gastrula zinc finger protein XlCGF49.1-like isoform X2 codes for the protein MDRYPSCQEKYYEYEEWNKVFNRDKDVNYVKEEEPNAPRGKKLFECPECSKWFSSKGNLQRHWITHTGEKRYECEECSKPFAQKGHLKAHKLMHTGEKNFECDVCGNRFISKGNLQRHKLTHTGEKRFACEECGKLFIQKGHLKTHKLMHSGEKRFECEECRKRFSSKGNLQRHRFTHTGEKRFKCEECGKQLTQKSHLKSHKLIHSGEKSNECNECGEYFIRKADLKSHKISHPMDVGVLDGSCGL
- the LOC126988385 gene encoding gastrula zinc finger protein XlCGF7.1-like isoform X1, which produces MDRYPSCQEKYYEYEEWNKVFNRDKDVNYVKEEEPNAPRGKKLFECPECSKWFSSKGNLQRHWITHTGEKRYECEECSKPFAQKGHLKAHKLMHTGEKNFECDVCGNRFISKGNLQRHKLTHTGEKRFACEECGKLFIQKGHLKTHKLMHSGEKRFECEECRKRFSSKGNLQRHRFTHTGEKRFKCEECGKQLTQKSHLKSHKLIHSGEKSNECNECGEYFIRKADLKSHKISHAGGAAPPGWFESHRLAPPSSQPSENSPGWFESSRLMPLPTGVVPGWLGSSLAPPLPAGPVDRRLQA